A region of Mauremys mutica isolate MM-2020 ecotype Southern chromosome 2, ASM2049712v1, whole genome shotgun sequence DNA encodes the following proteins:
- the SLC39A6 gene encoding zinc transporter ZIP6 isoform X2 produces the protein MENELLMVFLLSFSILFCKSHRHEVELATIAQTSEKFILDKAAGINTELATLMQKHHLQELFHRYGENNTLTVEGFRKLLENIGIDKVKRITTGHDHDHHLHHNHVMLTKNFERTDCPNHESGGVNKDPSNGQAKELQRVENAEHKQNLISNKNTVMGITASTNTTATDGNPVLQNSETREVKPVVHTSLTSPSAMNVTESSSCLNVSKLMTSHGISTQVLLTATEFSYLCPAIINQIDGKFCIIHAASEKAESPPKSNSLQIAWIGGFISISIISFLSLLGVILIPLMNRVFFKFLLSFLVSLAVGTLSGDAFLHLLPHSHGNHHHHHEKPLLEQNKDALFKHLVFQSVEETAYLDSTWKGLTALGGLYFMFLAEHLITLIKQFKDKKKKKKNEDAESKKFSTNEEKLDADYRPEGYLGTESQDPSHFISQQPVVQEEEEVMIAHSHQEEADNEYVSRGCRNKCHSHLHDTLGQSDHLSHHHHDYHHILHHHHTQNHHPHSHSQRYSREELKDAGIATLAWMVIMGDGLHNFSDGLAIGAAFTEGLSSGLSTSVAVFCHELPHELGDFAVLLKAGMTVKQAVLYNALSAMLAYLGMATGILIGHYAENVSMWIFALTAGLFMYVALVDMVPEMLHNDASDHGCSRWGYFLLQNAGILLGFGIMLIISVFEHKIVFSINL, from the exons ATGGAGAATGAGCTGCTGATGGTCTTTCTTTTGTCATTTTCCATATTGTTCTGTAAAAGTCACCGTCATGAAGTAGAGCTGGCTACTATTGCACAGACCTCTGAGAAATTCATTCTAGATAAGGCAGCTGGTATCAACACTGAATTGGCAACACTTATGCAGAAGCATCACCTTCAGGAACTTTTCCATCGTTATGGGGAGAACAATACTTTGACTGTTGAAGGATTTAGAAAGTTGCTGGAAAACATAGGAATAGATAAAGTGAAAAGGATCACTACTGGCCACGATCATGATCACCATCTTCATCATAACCATGTTATGCTAACTAAAAACTTTGAGAGAACAGATTGCCCAAATCATGAATCTGGTGGCGTAAATAAAGATCCTAGTAATGGTCAGGCAAAGGAATTACAAAGAGTAGAAAATGCTGAGCACAAGCAGAACTTGATAAGCAACAAAAACACTGTTATGGGAATAACTGCATCTACCAACACCACTGCTACAGATGGCAATCCTGTATTACAGAATTCAGAAACCAGAGAAGTGAAGCCTGTTGTTCATACAAGTCTAACCAGCCCCAGTGCCATGAATGTTACAGAAAGCAGCAGT TGCTTGAATGTATCAAAACTGATGACATCTCATGGAATAAGCACACAAGTATTGTTGACTGCTACAGAATTCAGCTATCTTTGTCCAGCAATTATTAACCAGATTGATGGCAAATTCTGCATAATACATGCAGCTAGTGAAAAGGCTGAAAGCCCTCCAAAAAGCAATTCTTTGCAAATAG CTTGGATTGGTGGCTTTATATCAATCTCCATCAtcagttttctttctttattgGGTGTTATATTGATACCTCTGATGAATCGTGTATTTTTCAAGTTTCTTCTAAGTTTCCTTGTGTCACTGGCTGTTGGGACTCTGAGCGGAGATGCTTTTTTACATCTCCTTCCACAT TCTCATGGAAATCATCACCATCACCACGAGAAACCTTTACTTGAACAAAATAAAGATGCCCTGTTCAAGCATCTTGTCTTTCAAAGTGTAGAAGAAACTGCTTATTTGGATTCCACATGGAAGGGACTGACAGCCCTTGGAGGCCTGTATTTCATGTTTCTAGCTGAGCATTTGATCACTTTAATTAAGCAGTTTAAAGACAAGAAGAAAAAG aaaaaaaatgaagatgcAGAAAGTAAGAAGTTTTCaacaaatgaagaaaaattagATGCAGATTATC GGCCTGAAGGTTACCTAGGGACAGAGTCACAAGATCCATCACACTTCATTTCTCAGCAACCTGTGgtacaagaagaagaagaagtcaTGATAGCTCATTCCCATCAAGAGGAAGCTGACAATGAATATGTATCCAGGGGGTGTAGAAATAAATGTCATTCACATTTACATGACACTCTTGGACAGTCAGATCATCTCAGTCACCATCATCATGACTACCATCATATTCTGCATCACCATCATACCCAGAACCATCATCCACACAGCCACAGTCAGCGCTACTCACGCGAAGAGCTGAAGGATGCTGGGATAGCTACTCTAGCCTGGATGGTGATTATGGGTGATGGACTACACAACTTCAGTGATGGCTTAGCCATTG GTGCAGCCTTTACTGAAGGTTTATCTAGTGGATTAAGTACTTCTGTGGCTGTATTTTGTCATGAATTACCCCATGAGTTAG GAGATTTTGCTGTACTTCTAAAAGCTGGAATGACTGTCAAACAAGCTGTTCTTTATAATGCTCTGTCCGCTATGCTAGCATATCTTGGAATGGCAACTGGGATTCTTATTGGTCACTATGCTGAAAATGTTTCAATGTGGATATTTGCCCTTACTGCTGGCTTGTTCATGTATGTGGCTCTTGTTGATATG gtgCCTGAAATGCTGCACAATGATGCTAGTGATCATGGATGTAGCCGTTGGGGATATTTCCTGTTACAGAATGCTGGAATCCTGTTAGGTTTTGGGATTATGCTGATTATCTCTGTGTTTGAACATAAAATTGTGTTCAGCATAAACCTATAA
- the SLC39A6 gene encoding zinc transporter ZIP6 isoform X1, translated as MENELLMVFLLSFSILFCKSHRHEVELATIAQTSEKFILDKAAGINTELATLMQKHHLQELFHRYGENNTLTVEGFRKLLENIGIDKVKRITTGHDHDHHLHHNHVMLTKNFERTDCPNHESGGVNKDPSNGQAKELQRVENAEHKQNLISNKNTVMGITASTNTTATDGNPVLQNSETREVKPVVHTSLTSPSAMNVTESSSVSLLVNGKANESLLSLRESERGSYMYSKFKNQNTQECLNVSKLMTSHGISTQVLLTATEFSYLCPAIINQIDGKFCIIHAASEKAESPPKSNSLQIAWIGGFISISIISFLSLLGVILIPLMNRVFFKFLLSFLVSLAVGTLSGDAFLHLLPHSHGNHHHHHEKPLLEQNKDALFKHLVFQSVEETAYLDSTWKGLTALGGLYFMFLAEHLITLIKQFKDKKKKKKNEDAESKKFSTNEEKLDADYRPEGYLGTESQDPSHFISQQPVVQEEEEVMIAHSHQEEADNEYVSRGCRNKCHSHLHDTLGQSDHLSHHHHDYHHILHHHHTQNHHPHSHSQRYSREELKDAGIATLAWMVIMGDGLHNFSDGLAIGAAFTEGLSSGLSTSVAVFCHELPHELGDFAVLLKAGMTVKQAVLYNALSAMLAYLGMATGILIGHYAENVSMWIFALTAGLFMYVALVDMVPEMLHNDASDHGCSRWGYFLLQNAGILLGFGIMLIISVFEHKIVFSINL; from the exons ATGGAGAATGAGCTGCTGATGGTCTTTCTTTTGTCATTTTCCATATTGTTCTGTAAAAGTCACCGTCATGAAGTAGAGCTGGCTACTATTGCACAGACCTCTGAGAAATTCATTCTAGATAAGGCAGCTGGTATCAACACTGAATTGGCAACACTTATGCAGAAGCATCACCTTCAGGAACTTTTCCATCGTTATGGGGAGAACAATACTTTGACTGTTGAAGGATTTAGAAAGTTGCTGGAAAACATAGGAATAGATAAAGTGAAAAGGATCACTACTGGCCACGATCATGATCACCATCTTCATCATAACCATGTTATGCTAACTAAAAACTTTGAGAGAACAGATTGCCCAAATCATGAATCTGGTGGCGTAAATAAAGATCCTAGTAATGGTCAGGCAAAGGAATTACAAAGAGTAGAAAATGCTGAGCACAAGCAGAACTTGATAAGCAACAAAAACACTGTTATGGGAATAACTGCATCTACCAACACCACTGCTACAGATGGCAATCCTGTATTACAGAATTCAGAAACCAGAGAAGTGAAGCCTGTTGTTCATACAAGTCTAACCAGCCCCAGTGCCATGAATGTTACAGAAAGCAGCAGTGTGAGTTTACTTGTTAATGGAAAAGCTAATGAATCACTTCTTTCCCTAAGGGAATCTGAAAGAGGAAGTTACATGTATTctaaatttaaaaaccaaaatacACAAGAG TGCTTGAATGTATCAAAACTGATGACATCTCATGGAATAAGCACACAAGTATTGTTGACTGCTACAGAATTCAGCTATCTTTGTCCAGCAATTATTAACCAGATTGATGGCAAATTCTGCATAATACATGCAGCTAGTGAAAAGGCTGAAAGCCCTCCAAAAAGCAATTCTTTGCAAATAG CTTGGATTGGTGGCTTTATATCAATCTCCATCAtcagttttctttctttattgGGTGTTATATTGATACCTCTGATGAATCGTGTATTTTTCAAGTTTCTTCTAAGTTTCCTTGTGTCACTGGCTGTTGGGACTCTGAGCGGAGATGCTTTTTTACATCTCCTTCCACAT TCTCATGGAAATCATCACCATCACCACGAGAAACCTTTACTTGAACAAAATAAAGATGCCCTGTTCAAGCATCTTGTCTTTCAAAGTGTAGAAGAAACTGCTTATTTGGATTCCACATGGAAGGGACTGACAGCCCTTGGAGGCCTGTATTTCATGTTTCTAGCTGAGCATTTGATCACTTTAATTAAGCAGTTTAAAGACAAGAAGAAAAAG aaaaaaaatgaagatgcAGAAAGTAAGAAGTTTTCaacaaatgaagaaaaattagATGCAGATTATC GGCCTGAAGGTTACCTAGGGACAGAGTCACAAGATCCATCACACTTCATTTCTCAGCAACCTGTGgtacaagaagaagaagaagtcaTGATAGCTCATTCCCATCAAGAGGAAGCTGACAATGAATATGTATCCAGGGGGTGTAGAAATAAATGTCATTCACATTTACATGACACTCTTGGACAGTCAGATCATCTCAGTCACCATCATCATGACTACCATCATATTCTGCATCACCATCATACCCAGAACCATCATCCACACAGCCACAGTCAGCGCTACTCACGCGAAGAGCTGAAGGATGCTGGGATAGCTACTCTAGCCTGGATGGTGATTATGGGTGATGGACTACACAACTTCAGTGATGGCTTAGCCATTG GTGCAGCCTTTACTGAAGGTTTATCTAGTGGATTAAGTACTTCTGTGGCTGTATTTTGTCATGAATTACCCCATGAGTTAG GAGATTTTGCTGTACTTCTAAAAGCTGGAATGACTGTCAAACAAGCTGTTCTTTATAATGCTCTGTCCGCTATGCTAGCATATCTTGGAATGGCAACTGGGATTCTTATTGGTCACTATGCTGAAAATGTTTCAATGTGGATATTTGCCCTTACTGCTGGCTTGTTCATGTATGTGGCTCTTGTTGATATG gtgCCTGAAATGCTGCACAATGATGCTAGTGATCATGGATGTAGCCGTTGGGGATATTTCCTGTTACAGAATGCTGGAATCCTGTTAGGTTTTGGGATTATGCTGATTATCTCTGTGTTTGAACATAAAATTGTGTTCAGCATAAACCTATAA